The following is a genomic window from Numenius arquata chromosome 12, bNumArq3.hap1.1, whole genome shotgun sequence.
TTACACAGGATTTTTATTAGTTGATGTCATTTTATtgacttcttttctccctcttctctccaccACTTAGGTCCTGGAGGACTTCATGCACAGAATAGATGATGTTTGTAACCGCAATGGACAAATGGAAGATATCTATTCAGAATTCAACAAATGGTCATTTGAaagtaagttgtttttttcctgggaatggTATGCATTTTGTACCTGCCATGGCATTTCAGTTAAAGTACGATCTATGCTGACAGTGTAAGCTCATTAGTTCCAAACTATCAGCTACAATACCATGGAAAGTGGGTTGCAGAGGAGCCAAGGGACTGTCAGTAGTCCCCTGCAAAATTCATCAGCAGCTATACAAACTCTTCTGTCTTGTTATCTATGTGTCTtgtaaaaagaatcaaaaatagTCATAAATCCAAAAACAGTGCATTTATCTACAGTGGGATCAGATAGCAcatgaccattttttttccacctcataTTTGTTAATTATCAGCAGCACAAGATCAGTTAAATGATCCAGTAACAGTGAAAAAGTTCTCAATGTAGACAAGGGTTGGAAAATCccatttaaaatgtttacattGGGATTGAGAAGCACTGGAATAAGTTACCAAGACAGGAGCCTCCATTTTTAGAAACAATTGAGAGGGACCATCTGCCAGGAATGACTTAGGgcagaagaaactgcagcagtggTTCCCAACAAGGAGGGATGGTTGGGTGTAGAGCTCTGCCAGACCTGGCTGCTTGTGGCTGGCTCATGTCACCAACCTGTGTATTGAGTTcctgaaagtgttttttttttccactgccagTGGTGATGGCTGCTTATGGAAAGGGAGAAATAAGAAgtgacagctttaaaaaaaaaaaaggcaaatggaaaGAGGTGGAAACTTGTGGAGTGTGGGATGCTGCCAGTGTTTGCAAGTGTTTTCTGGCTGTGGAAAGGGCTAGGagatgttggactagatggcccCTTCAGGACCTGTTTTCCTGCGACTCGGTTCTCTTCAGCAGCTTTGCCAAATAGCTTACTTGCCAAATATGCCAGCCCTGCTTGGCAGAATGATCTGCTGCTCATGTGAGGGGATCAGTGGTGATTCTTATTTGTGAAGTGCTACTGGTAGGGCATCTTAGCTTGATACACTGCTACTTGGGTCTGAGGCAAACCTGCAGAACGTGTTTTAAAGGGCTGTTCTCACAGGTGTGTGTCATAGAACAGAGACCATTTTTCAGAAGGATAATCCAAATGATTCTTTGACAATAAATGGTGGACACCATGCACCCTTTTGTTTGTATCATTTAGTGATAATATTGCTTAACAACAGGTATCTGCCTGGTGCTGTATGGAAAGAGGTTTGGACTCCTGCAGCGGGATGTAGAAGGAGAGAGTTTGAACTTCATCAAGGCTGTAAAAACGGTACGGAAGAGTCTTTACTGGGGCCCCATCTAAGGTGACACTTAGATGTGCAATGCTAGTACTGACCATCTGACTGTCCCATTATGAAATGCCTAAATCTGTAGGGGGGAAATGCTGTATGGACAGCAGGGGAATCCTGGAAATAGagttgttgggttgggttggttaactttcctctccctctgagACACCTGTTGTGCAACTCTGCTGTTTCTTGGGTGTGTCTCTTGGAGTTGTGTGAGATTATGCAAATACTCTGGATTTGGAGGTTAGTCATTCCTGCAAGCACACCTGCTCTGTATTTTGCTGCAACTTGGATGCCGGTGATGTGTATCTGCCTAATTTTAGCCATCTAAAAGATAGGCATCTAGCCTGGCCTAGTTTTTTAGCTCCATCTGTtgtcaagggagagagaggcacTGCCAAAGGGTGGCTTGTCCCATTCTAAAACAGGTGCCTAAAATAAATAGAATGAATCACCCACTGGAGAAGCCTCCTGTCCTCCATTGGCTGTCCCTAATTTTCAGCTGGATATGGTCTACGGTTGAGATCCATCCTTTCTGTCCAGGATGGAAAATCTGCCAGAATCTTGATTCCTGAAAATTACATCCTACTTTACAGTCTAATTTTGTTCAGAGATTGCAAATACACAGATTAAAGAAAGATTTCAAAAACTCTTTCTCCACCACAGATGATGGCTACTTTTGGAATGATGATGGTTACCCCCGTGGAACTTCACAAGGGTCTGAACACAAAAGTCTGGCAAGCTCATACTAAAGCATGGGATGATATATTTAAAACAGGTTATTGTTTTAAACACGCTTTGTCTCCTTTCCCTTCATCTCCGTTTCCTGCTTGGTGGAGTAAACTGTCTCCATACTTGCTACTGCCCTACGCTGCTGTTAATTGCTGCCTTCAGCACAGATTGAGACACCTTTGCTGCAGCTAACCACAAACCTATTCCAAGCATGGGAGCACTGTTTTCTTATGACTAACACTTAGGTCTGGTTGTGGGGCAATAACCAATCCCCAGGGAAGACCCAGAAATTTGGGAGCCAGCAATGTGACGAGTCCACTTTAATCTATCATATAAGTAAACAGCCAGAAAGTGTATGATCTCTTTAAAGTAAAGGTATGTGAGTGAGCAAAGGAACCTTCCTCAAAGGGACCTCAAAGGGAGTCGTTTTCTTGAGAAACAAGAATTTTACATGCAACAAAAGcctgtttgcttaaaaaaacgacagattttttttaacaacctGGAATATAGTTATAAGtcttaaaaacagaagcaatttaAATAATAAGGTACAGTTTGGTTTTTTGACAAAATTTTCTATTTAAGATGAATTGGCCTTCAAGGTTGTAAAAATTACTCCAACTCCAGATATGAAGTTaagtttatatttttcaatattttcctaGACAGTGACAGTTGTAGCTAAAGATTAAGAAAGGTTTTGGCACTTGGATGATTGTAATGCTGAGTGATATATTTCTCTTAGGTATGAGTGCTTGATACTTCAGGACCTGAGGTCATGCCAGCCACACGTGCACTTATTTTATTGCTTCGTAGTTTATGGGTTTTAGGAAAGACCCTTTAGAccagttttgttcagaaaaacCAGTTTGACACCTTCACTTGACATGAATATCTCTTTACTAGGAACTGGTCTTAACAATTGGGATATTCATGAGAAAGGGTGGGAAAAATCTAGtcctttatgtttaaaaaaaaaaaaaatagaaatttggcacctatttatttttgccttcccCTAGTAAGTCAAAGGCTTAAATTTCCCCTCAGGGAATCTGACTGTTAagtctctttgatttttttttttaacaccttgaTCCCTTTTGAAGATCCAACCTAATAAATTTTACACACTTGTATTTCTGTTTGCTAAATATTTCACTCAATGCATCACTGATTTCCTTTCCCAGTTTAAGAAAACAGAGTTCCTAATAGTTTGCAGAAGCTCCTTCTGTTCAGCAGTGATTTTTGTGACTAAGTTTTCTGTCTAAAAGTGAAAATACCGTTATTTATTCAGTATAATGCTCATTGCTTGAAAAAAGAGCACAGCTTGGTATCTTCTTTCAAAATCCTGCATGTGagacatctttttatttttatagtatttttagTGATTTTCCATTAAttacctcctgctcctccccccTCAGCCAAGCACTCAATTGACTGTCGACTGGAAAAACACTCTGCAAACCCTCAGGAGGATTTCCTGTGTGACATCTATTCTGGAGGACAACTTTCCAAGAAGGAGCTGTACGCTGCCATCGCAGAGCTCCAGATTGCCGGAGTTGAAACGGTAAACCTGACTTTCTGAGAGCCTTTAAAAATTAGCatccttccaaccccctgctttCTTCCATAACCTAACCCTCACAACATCTGGGAGTGAGATAATCCTGTCATTGATTCAGTGGCCTAATTGCGAGTGAATTTTTACCTGAAATCACTAGATTCTTTCTTCTGTTCATTACTCATAGAGAACAACTGGGATGGCTCATAATCCCTTAGGTTTACAAAATACCATAAGGCAGTGACCAACTGTAAATGACACTTTGAAGTTTTGGCAACTTCTTGTTTCTGTCACCACAAATGGAGGTCTtatgtttctttttgctttgtttcagacGGCCAATAGTTTACTGTGGGCTTTGTATAACATTTCACGCAATCCACATGTTCAGCAGAAGCTTTTCCAGGAAATACAAAGTGTTTTGGCTGCTAATGAGAGTCCAAGTGCTGAGAACTTGAAGAATATGCCTTACCTAAAAGCATGCCTGAAAGAATCCATGAggtaaaattttcaaataatttgcaaaaagcAAAATGATCACAAAGTTTTTTACCAGCTAGTGTGTACTACGGAGAAAGAATTCTCCAGTATATATAATTTTGTTCATGTTGTTGTTTAATGTAAACTGTGATAGATACAGGATGAAAAAATGCTGGAAATTTAAcccattttgtttctttcactgtAGATTAACACCATCGGTGCCATTTACCACTCGCACCATTGACACAGAAATGGTTCTTGGAGACTACGTACTACCTAAAGGGGTAAGTCAATTAATTTAGCTTACTACAGTATTTTGTCATTGATTAACTGTCCTGTAAACCACTAAAGTTGGTCATATTTCAGTCTCAAAATGACTTTGCCAAAGGATAAGTCCTAGGATATGGAACGAGGAATTCTCATCAAGAATTCCCATAAACTGAAACCCATACCTGCCTGCACTGCTGTTGGATttagacagaaatattttggtgTGCTATTTCAAAAAATTTTTCAAACTTTCCCATGATTTTCTGAGGAAACTATGACCTTTTCTATGTTTGAATTAATCTTCAGAGAATTACACGACATCTTCTGAAGAAACTGCCTCGCCTTTACTGTTgcgttatttttttccatcaacaAGCTGATTCACTCGGTAGCTCTAAGCCAATTTGTAACGAGACTCTTTCTAATGCTTTGCTTATAGACCGTACTGATGATAAACAGCCATGCCCTGGGTTGCAATGAAGAGTACTTTAATGGCTGGACTCAATTTAAACCAGAGCGCTGGTTTCAGAAGAACTCAATAAATCCTTTTGCTCATGTTCCGTTTGGCATTGGGAAGAGGATGTGCATCGGGCGCCGCGTAGCAGAGCTACAGCTTCACTTGGCCCTTTGCTGGGTAAATACTCTAAAATGGCATTCCGTGCACAATGGCTGGTTGTTCAGCATTTAAACTAATGAGAAGATCTAGAAACCAAAGCTTGTTAACTGAAATGTTTGTGTTTCAGCTCATTCGCAAATACCGAATTGTAGCCACTGACAACAAACCAGTAGAAACACTCCATTCAGGAATACTGATTCCCAGCCGGGAGCTTCCCATCGCTTTTCACAGACGATAAGGTATGGGCATAAGGGCCTCCTGAGTACGAGACTTTTCTTTGAACCTCATTTAGAATTTTCATAGAACTGTGAGTGCAAAAGAACAGATGTTTTTCTAAGCTTTATCCTCACAATGTGATGCAGGTCAAAAATGGGGAATTCAAAATGTGTATACTGTTGGAGAAAATAATAGCCGTTATTTTGTTATAACTTCTCCACTGCATTTCTAGAAGATGTTTCCTGAAAAACACCATTTGATTTTGAGCATCAATgtacagattaaaaagaaaatgtcctAGTGAAGGAACAATATACACAATATAGAGTTTAGATATGAAAACTTGATTTTAGgcagaaggacaaagaaaaataTCGACTTGTAAATAGTCATGAAATGTTGCAACTTATTTAACATTTTTGGTTCAAAAAAATTGAATGTAAGATTTTCTCTCCTCATAAGCTTATACAAATAAGCTAACAAAATAGATTATTTGTATCAAAATTTAAATTGGAAAACTAATTCTTTGATCTAGTGACATTTAAATACTGTGGGAGATATTTTTTTGCTGGCCAACAGCACAGCAAAAAAATCACCCAATGTAATTTAAGTAAGGATATTAACTCCTTTAACTGAAGTTTTTTCAGTGCTATCTGCTTTTAAATAACCGATCactctatagattttttttctctttaatacagCTTGCAGAAAATAAATGACAACCCTGCTGCTGCCTTGTCTGAAAAAATATACATCGATTGGGAAAGCCAAAGCCTAGGGCAACCAGTGGAGAAACTGCAACACGTGTCCCTTGAACAACTGCGGAGCCAGATATAGTACCAAGAAACACTCCCATACTGTTTTATTGGAAAAATGTGGTTGGTTAGTTAGTTCAGCTGTACTTAGCAatgttaaaaggaaagaaaaataccatgCACGTTCATATACCTATGCAAATATACTGATTTAGTGCAGCTGAGGGACTGTACAGGATAGAGCTTGGTAATGAGCTGTGGAGTGTTCTCTGTAGTTCTTGTTAGTGCACAGTGAAATTATTACAGCCTCAAGCTGTTCAACAGGCTGCCTTGGAAAGAGCTGTTTTCCAGTTTGTGGAGATCATAGAGGACACCTGAGGGAACAACAGTCACGGCTGAACTGGCCCAGTTAGCTCAGAGTTGAAGAGCTCTGAGAAGTCAGCTTAAGGGAAAGGAAACTCGCTTAGTCCTTATCAAATTGCCAATGTCAAGAATTAAATTGAGAAGTAAGATGGCAGTCTGTAATAAAGCTAATAACAGGGCTTAAAAATTAGGATACTTAAAGAAGTATACTTTCCCTAACACTACTCACTTCCTTAATAAAAGGGAAATAAGGACAAAGGTATATAACAGGATTTATTCCTCATGCCTGCACAGTACTTTGATTTGAACTGTGCAGTTCAAATCAATATACCGTTGCAATACTGTACCTGCCACAAATTCTTCTCATATCCATAGAGTTTCATGCCTTCAACTCCCACACAAGCCATTTTATCACATCTTTATTGTAAAACCTTAGTGGTCTTTTATTGCATGAAAGGCCTTATCCATAAATGGAATCATTGGAATCCTATGGGTTCTGCCACTATTAAATGATGATTATCCTAACAGGATAGTTACTTCATCATATGAGTAACATAAAATGTATGTTTCAAAGAACCACAGGAAATAAGGATCATAAACATTTCGAAGAGATCTATTTCCTGTGGAGATTTCAATACCTGTATCTAAAGGTTAAAGCTGTCACTGCCCTGCATGTAATACCATATGTTAGCTATTATGGTCACTAGTGTATTTTTCCCATTGATGCAGTTTCAAGTACAGGTTTATATATACAACCATgaatggttatttttattttttttacattctgaaaTGATGCAAGTTTAGCATTTGTTAGTCTGTCTCctgaattcttttttatttgttttcctttgctgttatACTCAGACATGTAACGATATTACAATGTGTAAAGCAGTTTGTGCATTAGCTGAATCTCTCCAGTCAATTTGCTAATAGtcaattttgtaataaaataaagatttctattttttttctataaacagTCTTCTGTAGTTTATTATAAAGTCTTTGTAGCATTACAAAAATGTTGTCTTTCATGATAGCTTCTTGCAAAAATCCTGCTGTGGGGCTTTCATCCCTCTGCTTAATATCCTCAGTGGGCTTGAACTTGAAATTCTCTAAAATCAAATTACTTTAATTCACTAGTGAAAAACTTCTGCTTTATGGTACTCCCACCCCAAGTTGCTCGATTGCATGTTATAATGACACCCTGGCTGGGGAGCGGTTTGCAAAGTCCAGCTCCCAGCGGGAGGGAAGGGTGGGCACTGCCTGGCACCCAGCGAGCCCTGGCGAGGCGCATCCTGGCTTAGCAAGTAGAGGGGAGTCAAGCCCTGCAGCTCAGAGGTTTGATGCCAGACTCCTTTTGTGCAGTTGATCTCGCCACTCCCTCAATCCAGGCTAGTCCTACTATTCAGGAATGTGTTAAATCCACACCTACAGCCCCTTTCCCTCTGTATAATCCTATCAGACCTCAGTGAATGCTAACGTGAGGAGGCTTTCTGCATCTGTAGCACAGCCAGAACACGTTTCTCCCCAACATGCACAGTACCGagatctccagggatgggattgTTACATTTCTCTGCCATTATGACAAGCTAAAATCAACATAAAGTTTTGAGGAaggatgaaaataatttgaacctTTGCAGAATCAAAAGAAATTATGTCTATTTAAAAAAGCCATCCTCCCAGCACTGTGACTGACAGCCTGATGGTTAAGCAAAGAGCAAATTTGACAGTTATCAAAACCACGCTCTTTGCCAAGTCAAGGCTGCCTCCGGCTGAGTGAACGATGGTGTATGAAAAACTGTACAGCACTATGCgagaattttgcttttctgaaaatcatATTGCAATGTGTACTTTAGAGCGACTGTCGTTTGTGCTGCTGAAACTGCTCTGACAGCCTGGAGCCCAGGGAGGTTGGGCTGAGAGACCATAGGTGCTCACCAGATCCCCGGGGAGCTCTGGCAGCTCATGCTAAGGTGCAAGACTGTGAGGGGAAATCTACCCAACCTGTTACAACTATAATATACACTAAGCCTCTTCTTATAGTATTATAAGCTACTATTACTCCATTAGAGCCAATGGAGTTGTGCCAATATGGAACAAATGTTAACAGAAAGTCAGAACTATTCAATTCCAGGCATATCACGTTGCTCACAAATGTTCCGGTGATTTAACTTTTAAAGACAACCAAAGAGAAGAGGTGTTATCTGGTTGAACTGACCTTGACAGCCTAGATATCAGCTATTTCGAAATCTTTTATTGCTTCTGTATAGTAAATCACAGGTTATGCTTACCGGACTGcttattattttctctatttaaattTAGGGGACTCAAAGATCTGTACAAGTGTTGCTCTGAGTAAGGTTTTGACCAGCCCTATACAAGCTAAGGTACAAATGCGTGCTGTCTTCTGGATTTCTGAAAGTACAATAACCACTGACCTGGAAAATTTTGTTCCGGAAGCTTTGAAGATTTTCAAGTTCCTGAAGTTTTCAAAGAACTTCATTAATCTGCTACCTCAAAGTACATGTCCAAAGCAATTTACCCAGGAAACAGGTAATTATCAAACTACAAAGATAATGAGTGACCAAGCCAGACTTGCACATTAAGAAACCCAGATGGCTTTCTTTTTCTCGTATTTGAGAAGTATAAAAAACAGCATGATGCTTCTGAGATTAATAAATATCTATGAAACCTTTCGCCTACGGTCAGCTGGCTAAATTCAGTTCAGttctttgcttttttgaaatgatTTGCTCATTCAGAATTACTTATTAAAAAGACAATGACAGCACTAGTTCCCTGGTATCATTTCCTACAGTTACTCCTCAGAGGAAGATAGATGGATCGTAAAATGAATGGAATTAATTGGCCTCCACATTAACTTTCTCAACAAGGAAGTGAAAAAGATTCACATATCCAAAAGGAAGTTAATTCTGTTCAGGCTTTAGGCATGTTAGGGCGAATGATATAGAAAAAGTTGGAGCCAACTAATCTGCGCTTTTTTTATGAATAAAGAATGCCAGTTTTGAGGACTGACAATCTGGGATTTTTCATACATGTTCTGTTCATTACAAGCTGGCTGTGAGATAGTATGCTCTGAGTCACTCTCTACATACACCTTCCAGTGCCCTGATTAGATGACAGATAATGTGTTCTCGTTTGTCTTCTTCCACACTGAGAAGGATCTTTGTTTACAACAACTAGAGGCAGAATTCATGTCTGTGTCAGTGCTGACTTTAactgatggggaaaaataaaccaaGCTCTGAAAAACTAATTCTGCACAATGTTCATAGCTAAAGTtcatttcagaataaatttttgGAGAACAACTCAGCACGTGCttaatttaaatatgtaaaacatCAAATTGACCTCAGTGGGACTGCATGTGTATGTGTGGAGTTTGGAATGCattaccactttttaaaaaaggagaaagtttaACAATTCCCAGCATGTCTTTTGTGGTACACACATCCAAAATTCATGTAAGGGTTGtagctttagaagaaaaagatgcCTTTTTCTTCAGCTAATTGAAACAAAGGGCCTATTGAGGTTGAAACTACAAGCAGCCTCATTAATCTCTTACCCTGGATGCGTGTGTTGTTCTGAGAACTTGTGGATTGATATACCGTAGTGTGGGTGGCTGCATTCAAATTTTTTTGATGTGTCCTGCCAGGCATGGCTTGGGAAAAAGTATGAATATTACATTACGAAACTGAGCATTGTGCTTATTCACGTACATTTATTCTTGGGTATTTCTGAGTATCAGCTTTCAAGAGAGTGAAAAAACACAAAGATGCTAGTTTGTTTTGTCACAGGAACAGCACATGTCCTGACCTTTCTGGTGATACTGCCAACTCTCCGCTGTCTTGTACTGCAGctcagggctgctcccccgctGCCTTAAATCCCTTTCACACACCGAGGTATAAGTCAGGAATACATTTGTTGACACTGAGAAATGTAAACTAACACAAAACTGGTATCAGCAACTACAGAATCAGTACAATTCTTTGGGCAGAGAGGTGTGACTGGTACGGATGGAGACCACACTTGGAACCTGGTTCAATGTTATAGTGTACGTTTTTCAAGACAGTGCAACTCTCCCTGTGAATATTACTGTTcactttcttgtttgtttatcCAAAAGTGCATTAACGCCTCATACGATACCTTTCTTGACCTTATCTTCTGTATTCCTATATTCTTCTTTGCTAGCAGAGGAAGGACTACATTGACTTCCATCTCCTGTTCACAGTTTTTGTCTCAGCTGCACGAATAGGACCCTGTGGCTTTGAAACAACATAAAAAGTTAAACTTAAGCTATAGTATTTGGATACAGAAGATGTTTTAGAAAGATTTACATTGTGGGGTTTGGATGGAGCTGAACACTTATGGAGCAATACTCCTCCTGACAACGAAAGCAACAACAAGACTTCTTTatgagacaaaatatttttctccaaggGACAATGTCAAAACAAGTGTGGAATGGAATGCATTTTATAATCAGGGTAAATTATACTTTGCTTTCTTGGGCATGTTCCTCTTGACAAGTTTGAACTCTTTGCCTCTAATTGTTAAGTGTGTTGAATGAACTCCAGACACCTCAagtcagaggagaagggaaggcagcggaggcagcagctggcagggaccTCAACAGGGCAATAAAGGGGAACTCTGAGTGCGAGAGTTACCCCTCATCTTCCCAAATTGGTATGCATATTTATGATACTTTACCCTCCACTATCAACCTAGGTGCCCAGAAACTTGATAGtaaatcaaacaaatcacatcTGATTGATCTTGCTGTTGAACTGTGTTCCACATAAAAGCAGGAGATAGGAGAGAAGCAGGGGAATGGCGCAGGTCTTGCTCACCTTGAACCTTCACTGCCAGATGGACTTCCAGCACCATGGAGTTGGCTCaagctgaagaaaggaaaaacgtTCTCTAAATTTAATGGAAATAATGGAAAGAAGTCTTTGAAAAACTCATACCTTGGGCTGTATGGGTTGCACTTACATAGACTTTCAAGTTCCCACAAAAATGCACTTGCTATCTCAGTTATACCAATGGAAATCACAA
Proteins encoded in this region:
- the CYP24A1 gene encoding 1,25-dihydroxyvitamin D(3) 24-hydroxylase, mitochondrial codes for the protein MGGCSIFLRHPALTCGRAAMSPAGRAAPAQRLLASSLSALRPAATPAPRGRGHPLAALPGPPSWPLMGSLPDVLWKGGLKRQHETLAEYHRRFGKIFRMKLGAFDSVHIAAPCLLEALYRRESACPQRLEIKPWKAYRDYRDEGYGLLILEGKDWQRVRSAFQKKLMKPREVAKLDTTINEVLEDFMHRIDDVCNRNGQMEDIYSEFNKWSFESICLVLYGKRFGLLQRDVEGESLNFIKAVKTMMATFGMMMVTPVELHKGLNTKVWQAHTKAWDDIFKTAKHSIDCRLEKHSANPQEDFLCDIYSGGQLSKKELYAAIAELQIAGVETTANSLLWALYNISRNPHVQQKLFQEIQSVLAANESPSAENLKNMPYLKACLKESMRLTPSVPFTTRTIDTEMVLGDYVLPKGTVLMINSHALGCNEEYFNGWTQFKPERWFQKNSINPFAHVPFGIGKRMCIGRRVAELQLHLALCWLIRKYRIVATDNKPVETLHSGILIPSRELPIAFHRR